One genomic window of Mycteria americana isolate JAX WOST 10 ecotype Jacksonville Zoo and Gardens chromosome Z, USCA_MyAme_1.0, whole genome shotgun sequence includes the following:
- the FXN gene encoding frataxin, mitochondrial, translating to GGRAERGARAERRPGSSSARQSGARSSARGTHRSAEVLGWWPRRFAALAKEKLEIKQLCFTEEIWNVKCDVSSFQLQYASEVKSKTVRLMNLRKAGTLNDTSSLDETTYEKLAEETLDSLADFFEDLTDKPFTPEDYDVSLGSGVLTVKLGGDMGTYVINKQTPNRQIWLSSPTSGPKRYDWTGRNWVYSHDRVSLHELLSKEFSTALKTHLDLSCLIYSGKEDT from the exons GGCGGCCGGGCCGAGCGCGGTGCGAGGGCTGAGCGGCGCCCCGGGAGCAGCAGTGCTCGCCAGAGCGGGGCTCGGTCTTCCGCCCGCGGGACACACAGGAGCGCAGAAGTGCTGGGCTGGTGGCCTCGGCGGTTCGCAGCCCTTGCAA aagagaaattagaaattaaacagctttgttttacagaagagaTCTGGAATGTGAAGTGTGATGTTAGCTCTTTT CAATTACAATATGCTTCGGAGGTGAAGAGCAAGACTGTTCGGTTAATGAATTTAAGAAAGGCAGGAACTCTCAATGACACAAG CTCTTTAGATGAGACCACTTACGAAAAACTGGCTGAAGAAACACTGGACTCCTTAGCAGATTTCTTTGAGGACCTGACAGATAAGCCTTTTACCCCAGAAGACTATGATGTCTCTTTAGGG aGTGGAGTTCTAACAGTTAAATTAGGTGGAGACATGGGAACATACGTAATCAATAAGCAAACACCAAACCGGCAGATTTGGCTGTCTTCACCCACTAG tgGGCCCAAGCGCTATGACTGGACCGGACGGAATTGGGTGTATTCTCATGACAGAGTATCCCTTCATGAACTACTATCGAAAGAGTTTTCAACAGCGTTAAAAACTCACTTGGATTTGTCCTGCTTAATATATTCTGGGAAAGAAGACACTTGA